The genome window TGAATTTTTCCACTGTAATGTCTAAAATACCAGTTAATTTATTATAAATTAAAGAAGGCGTAAAAACATTCAAGATATGTTTTATTACCGTTCTTTAATCAGGTAGTAACTCTAAGTAATAATTATCATTTTCTTCCATCTTTCTTAAAAAGTCTTCAAGAGAAGTGGCAATTTGAACGTCATAATAATAAACTGGATTTCTATTATTATCATTCAATTCGATGGACATTAATGCTGATTCACTGCCTTCAAAAAATATTAGTTTATTATTCTCAAATTCTTCATAGATTTCTATGTCGGGATAAAACTCAAAATCATTAACTCTTAATCGAAAATCTCTTACAGAATAGGGACCCATAATTCGATTAATATTAAATTCTGAACCTTTAATAAAACCGTAGCCCACCTCTCTATAAAAATGAACTAACTCCTTAGGGAATTTTAAATTAAGTGCCTTCTCAGCCTCTTTTATTTTATTTTCAGTCACTGGATAAAAACTATTTTCTTGGTTTGTCTTAATAAATTCATAGCTCATTATTTTTTACCTCCTATACATAGGGTATTTGCTTTTGGGCCTTTTCCAAGCATATAGCTTGATGCTCATTTAGGAATATTAATTGTGTTGGCACAATCATTAGCTAACTCTTCTTTTATATTTCATCTACAAATTCAATGCCTAGCTTTTGTTTACAATCTTCTTTATAACTATATCTAAATCATACTTTAGAATAGAATCTTCTGTGTTTTTTAAAAGTATCTTGAAAATTGGTAGTAAGTATTTATTTGGCCTCCCTCTCACTGTCAATGTCCAGAAGTGATAAATTCCATCTATTACCTATCATCTTCTGAGGTTTATTTTTCCTTTACTCTCTTTCTTTCTCATTAAATAGTTTGTCTATGTAATTAATATTATCAAAAATCCAGTATCTATCCTCTTCAGGAATATCACTAGTAAAATCATCACGAATCCCTGACCAATTATTAGGAACATAATTTTCAAAAGGTAATAACTCAGGATAAAGAGAGAGAAGCTTTTTTGATTAAAGTCTATAAATAATGATGGCCTCAATTCTAGAATAGTACTTCCATAATCATGATGTTCAACTAA of Niallia circulans contains these proteins:
- a CDS encoding SMI1/KNR4 family protein, which encodes MSYEFIKTNQENSFYPVTENKIKEAEKALNLKFPKELVHFYREVGYGFIKGSEFNINRIMGPYSVRDFRLRVNDFEFYPDIEIYEEFENNKLIFFEGSESALMSIELNDNNRNPVYYYDVQIATSLEDFLRKMEENDNYYLELLPD